The Methanococcoides methylutens MM1 genome has a window encoding:
- a CDS encoding histidine kinase N-terminal 7TM domain-containing protein — protein sequence MPFFAETISLTTGDTTIHFSLYSDFLIGSGILLIIMALYIRQFRDSEYIGYFAMLLLSFSIYSIFYALEITSTEMYASLIFYKLQYVGISMIPVFLLLFSISYTGRVNWLSYGKMISLFIVPMITLILVFTTELHSLFHKTIYINEIGPFFGLDFEPGIYYWLYQFYSMILILFSISLLFKMWINNRASYGTQLSIMIICAMLPFSIYLLYLAGFFPAGLDPVPFVFILSVMLVYAGIFRYRLLDITPLARSFLFENMPSGVIVLDRKERLIDINDFAEEYLGVSASDLGRPVSEIPGYWPELLDLEYNGKEMNRVELKKDVSDNKMWFSATLTLLYDKHGDVHGRMIILNDITDRKLTEDILSIQHDLSIDMGKHSDLVSILNSLVEHLVTLEAIDSGGIYLVGDKGDLDMIVHNGLSPGFVAQCRHYDKDSLNAKIVMDGKPVYVTYSDMLSSNLVNTLSEDFLSEGLRSMTAIPIHFEGKAVACMSVSSHSYNAIPKQTRNGLESIASFAGEYIARARIQDALNRQKTDLENLFNSMDDLFFVVDEAGNIVSTNESARLKLGYSEEELTSMKVTDIHPEESKDRVISTVGQLLCGYLDSCSIPIISKDGTLIPVETRVTNGKWNGKKVMFGISRDISEREKHENEILDAKNKAEEASRIKSEFLANMSHELRTPLNSIIGFSQLLSSNPFGNLGEKEVKYSDNIMTSGQHLLDLINDILDISKVESGRMQLEYETFNSSHFFYEIESMVKHLADEKNIEIYGQSDSENFEIYADRLRMKQIMYNLLSNSLKFTPENGCI from the coding sequence ATGCCTTTTTTTGCTGAAACAATTTCCTTGACTACAGGTGATACTACGATTCATTTCAGCTTATATTCTGATTTCTTAATAGGTTCCGGGATATTGCTTATTATAATGGCATTGTATATCAGGCAGTTCAGGGACTCCGAATATATCGGTTATTTCGCAATGTTGTTGCTATCCTTTTCTATCTATTCGATATTCTATGCTCTGGAGATCACTTCAACAGAAATGTATGCTTCACTTATCTTCTATAAGCTTCAGTATGTTGGAATATCCATGATTCCGGTTTTTTTGCTCCTGTTCTCTATTAGCTACACAGGAAGAGTGAATTGGCTTAGCTATGGGAAGATGATATCTCTTTTCATCGTACCGATGATCACCCTTATTCTGGTGTTCACCACAGAACTGCATTCCCTTTTTCACAAGACGATTTATATAAATGAAATTGGTCCCTTTTTCGGATTGGACTTTGAACCAGGTATTTATTATTGGTTATATCAGTTCTATTCCATGATACTGATACTGTTCAGTATATCTCTCTTGTTTAAGATGTGGATCAATAACAGGGCTTCCTATGGAACACAACTCTCAATTATGATTATTTGTGCAATGTTACCTTTTTCGATCTACCTGCTTTATCTGGCGGGTTTTTTCCCTGCAGGCCTGGATCCTGTTCCTTTTGTCTTCATTCTATCTGTAATGCTGGTATACGCTGGAATATTCCGCTACAGGTTACTTGATATAACACCACTTGCACGCAGTTTTCTTTTTGAGAACATGCCTTCCGGTGTAATTGTTCTCGACAGGAAGGAAAGGCTTATTGATATCAACGATTTTGCTGAAGAATACCTGGGTGTCTCTGCAAGCGATCTTGGCAGACCTGTTTCAGAAATACCTGGTTACTGGCCTGAACTTCTCGACCTTGAATATAATGGTAAAGAGATGAACAGGGTGGAGCTGAAGAAAGATGTTTCTGACAACAAGATGTGGTTTTCTGCTACGCTCACTCTTCTTTATGACAAGCACGGCGATGTTCATGGAAGAATGATCATTCTGAATGACATTACAGACAGAAAGCTTACAGAAGACATTCTGTCTATCCAGCATGATCTTTCAATTGACATGGGGAAACATTCTGATCTTGTGAGTATCCTGAATTCCCTTGTGGAACATCTTGTAACCCTTGAGGCTATTGATTCCGGCGGGATCTATCTGGTAGGCGATAAAGGTGATCTGGATATGATCGTACACAATGGGCTTTCACCTGGGTTTGTAGCACAATGCAGGCACTATGATAAAGATTCGTTGAATGCAAAAATTGTAATGGATGGGAAACCAGTATACGTTACGTATTCTGATATGTTATCAAGCAATCTGGTCAACACTCTCTCTGAGGACTTCCTGTCTGAAGGATTAAGGTCAATGACTGCAATACCTATACATTTCGAAGGCAAAGCTGTTGCCTGCATGAGTGTTTCATCTCACAGTTATAATGCAATACCGAAGCAGACAAGGAACGGACTTGAAAGCATAGCTTCTTTTGCAGGTGAATATATCGCAAGAGCCAGAATACAGGATGCTCTTAACAGGCAGAAGACCGATCTGGAAAATCTGTTCAATTCCATGGACGATCTTTTCTTTGTTGTGGATGAAGCTGGTAACATCGTTTCCACAAATGAGTCAGCCAGACTAAAGCTGGGCTATAGTGAAGAAGAACTTACCTCCATGAAAGTTACTGATATTCATCCTGAAGAAAGTAAAGACAGGGTAATATCAACTGTAGGTCAGTTACTTTGTGGATACCTCGATTCATGTTCAATTCCAATTATTTCTAAAGATGGAACATTGATACCTGTTGAGACTAGGGTGACCAATGGTAAGTGGAATGGAAAAAAAGTGATGTTTGGAATCTCAAGGGACATAAGCGAACGTGAAAAACACGAAAATGAGATCCTTGATGCGAAAAACAAAGCCGAAGAGGCAAGTCGCATCAAATCCGAGTTCCTTGCTAACATGAGCCATGAGCTACGTACACCTCTGAACTCCATAATCGGATTCTCACAGTTGCTAAGTAGCAATCCGTTTGGCAACCTTGGTGAAAAGGAGGTTAAATATTCAGACAACATTATGACCAGTGGTCAGCACCTGCTTGATCTTATCAATGATATTCTTGACATTTCAAAGGTCGAGAGTGGCAGGATGCAACTTGAATATGAGACATTTAATTCCTCTCATTTCTTTTATGAAATTGAAAGCATGGTCAAACACCTGGCAGATGAAAAGAACATAGAGATCTATGGCCAGTCTGACTCAGAGAATTTTGAAATATACGCTGACAGGTTAAGAATGAAGCAAATAATGTATAATCTGTTAAGCAATTCCCTGAAGTTCACTCCTGAGAACGGATGCATATAG
- a CDS encoding radical SAM protein, producing MKPKFLNRYFRVEKNELPARFRITKSIPVDFDPSASVEDLWEIHGREIWKYRELLESIDSKGKNIELPEATPSLLDLKIEIAERILENCHICERRCGVNRREGEKGFCRLLETSRYASEFLHMGEEPELVPSHTIFFTGCVFACVFCQNWDISTRPDSGFVADPKNLAGIIEMRRLEGSRNLNFVTPTPHAHSVLKIINRTTVNVPMVWNSNMYHSAEVAKLLEGVIDVYLTDFKYGNDECARKYSKVKDYLSVVKRNHELAYQDSEVIIRHLVMPGHLECCTRPIAEWVANYIPEVRFNLMFQYSPYFRASEYPEIDRRLTSSEKRRAIEIVEKAGLEDVLI from the coding sequence ATGAAACCAAAATTCTTGAACCGCTATTTCAGGGTAGAAAAGAATGAGCTACCAGCACGTTTCAGGATCACGAAAAGTATTCCGGTTGACTTTGATCCTTCAGCATCTGTTGAGGATCTCTGGGAAATCCATGGTCGTGAGATCTGGAAGTATCGGGAGTTACTGGAAAGTATTGATTCTAAAGGGAAGAACATTGAACTTCCGGAAGCTACACCTTCACTTCTTGATCTGAAGATCGAGATAGCTGAGCGGATACTTGAGAATTGTCATATCTGTGAGCGAAGATGCGGTGTGAATCGCAGGGAAGGTGAAAAAGGGTTCTGCAGATTGCTTGAGACTTCCAGATATGCGTCTGAATTCCTGCACATGGGGGAAGAACCGGAGCTAGTACCATCGCATACTATCTTTTTCACAGGGTGTGTTTTTGCCTGTGTTTTCTGTCAGAACTGGGATATATCCACTAGACCCGATAGTGGATTCGTTGCAGATCCTAAAAATCTGGCCGGTATTATTGAAATGAGACGACTTGAAGGTTCAAGGAATTTAAATTTTGTAACTCCTACGCCACATGCTCATTCTGTTCTGAAGATAATTAACAGGACCACTGTGAATGTTCCAATGGTGTGGAATTCCAATATGTACCATTCAGCAGAGGTAGCAAAACTACTGGAGGGTGTTATCGATGTATATCTTACCGATTTCAAATATGGAAATGACGAATGTGCACGGAAGTATTCCAAAGTAAAAGATTATCTTAGTGTGGTCAAAAGGAATCACGAACTTGCATATCAGGATTCAGAAGTTATAATACGTCATCTTGTAATGCCAGGTCATCTGGAATGTTGCACAAGACCGATTGCAGAATGGGTGGCAAACTATATTCCTGAGGTGCGATTCAATCTGATGTTCCAGTATTCTCCTTACTTCAGGGCTTCAGAATATCCTGAGATCGACCGTCGACTTACTTCTAGTGAAAAGAGACGTGCAATCGAGATCGTAGAGAAAGCTGGTCTTGAGGATGTTTTGATATGA